In Maridesulfovibrio zosterae DSM 11974, a genomic segment contains:
- a CDS encoding ribonucleoside triphosphate reductase: protein MPTQIMKRDGRLETWSTERISQAIFKALNASGIKDPLMARRMARQVEKKLEGISIPEQEHVQNMVEEVLMDSRLHSVAKKFILYRDSRRRLRNHKDTYLDIKETIDDYLEKSDWRVAENANMTHSFQGLMLHLSGTVQARYALEKYPEEIRQSHEHGYFHVHDLSYGLAGYCAGWSLRDLLLEGFNLDGRSCAGPARHFDAALGQMVNFLGTLQNEWAGAQAFNNVDTYLAPFIRHDGLTYDEVRQAMQKFVFNLNTTSRWGGQSPFTNLSFDLVPPKHIAKEAIIIGGELQDSTYGDYLEEMEMINRSFLDVMLKGDYQNRIFSFPIPTYNVTEEFPWDSQIGHTLLELTAKYGVPYFQNFISSDLNPEDVRSMCCRLQMDLRELRKKVGGLFGAGDLTGSIGVVTLNLPKLAYLAQGEEDFLDLIEEYAEQAKDSLEFKRKLIQTNLDNGMFPWSRRYLKNGYKGHFSTIGILGGHEACLNLLGKGIETPSGVRLMTRVLNHLRDLTSRFQEETGNLYNLEATPAEGTSYRLAKIDKSLYADIKTSGNETPYYTNSTTLPVGVSNDVLLALSHQNKLQPLYTGGSVFHTFLGESISDLDALKSFIIKAFKNTKIPYLSITPTFSICKEHGYIHGEHHACPDCGSESEVYTRIVGYYRPVKQWNAGKKEEYRDRQEYITFCN, encoded by the coding sequence ATGCCCACTCAGATAATGAAGCGAGACGGCCGGTTGGAGACATGGTCGACTGAACGAATTTCACAGGCTATTTTCAAAGCACTTAATGCAAGTGGAATCAAAGACCCCCTTATGGCTAGACGAATGGCCAGACAAGTTGAAAAAAAGCTCGAAGGTATTTCCATCCCTGAACAGGAACATGTTCAAAATATGGTTGAAGAAGTCCTTATGGATTCACGCCTGCACAGCGTAGCCAAAAAATTTATTCTATACCGTGACAGCCGACGCAGACTAAGAAACCACAAAGACACTTATCTGGATATCAAGGAAACTATTGATGATTACCTTGAGAAAAGTGACTGGCGTGTTGCTGAAAATGCCAACATGACTCATTCTTTTCAAGGACTGATGCTTCATCTGTCCGGCACGGTTCAGGCTCGCTACGCACTTGAAAAATACCCTGAAGAAATACGTCAGTCCCATGAGCACGGCTATTTTCATGTTCATGATCTTTCCTACGGACTTGCAGGATACTGCGCAGGGTGGTCACTGCGTGATTTACTCCTTGAAGGTTTTAACTTAGATGGTCGTTCGTGTGCCGGACCTGCCAGACATTTTGATGCTGCACTTGGACAGATGGTAAACTTTCTAGGCACACTTCAAAATGAATGGGCAGGGGCTCAGGCTTTCAATAATGTTGATACATATCTTGCCCCGTTTATACGCCATGACGGACTTACCTATGACGAAGTCCGTCAAGCTATGCAAAAATTTGTGTTCAACCTGAATACCACATCCAGATGGGGAGGTCAGAGTCCATTCACCAACCTTTCATTTGATCTGGTTCCCCCCAAACACATAGCTAAAGAGGCTATTATTATCGGCGGAGAACTTCAGGATTCCACTTATGGTGATTATCTTGAAGAAATGGAAATGATTAACCGCTCCTTCTTGGATGTCATGCTTAAAGGTGACTATCAGAACAGAATCTTTTCATTCCCAATTCCAACCTATAATGTGACCGAAGAATTTCCATGGGACTCTCAAATCGGGCATACCCTGCTTGAACTTACTGCCAAGTACGGAGTCCCTTACTTTCAAAACTTTATAAGTTCTGACTTAAATCCTGAAGACGTCCGATCAATGTGCTGCCGTCTGCAAATGGATCTTCGTGAACTGCGCAAAAAAGTCGGTGGGCTTTTCGGAGCTGGAGATCTTACCGGATCAATAGGAGTTGTTACACTTAATCTCCCTAAACTTGCTTACCTTGCGCAAGGAGAGGAAGATTTCCTTGATCTCATCGAAGAGTATGCAGAACAGGCTAAAGACTCTCTTGAATTCAAGCGTAAACTAATTCAAACGAATCTTGATAACGGAATGTTTCCATGGTCACGCCGTTATCTTAAAAATGGCTATAAAGGCCATTTCTCTACAATCGGTATACTTGGCGGACATGAAGCATGTCTGAATCTTCTTGGTAAAGGGATTGAAACACCATCAGGTGTCAGACTTATGACCAGAGTCCTTAATCACCTTAGAGACCTGACTTCCCGTTTTCAAGAAGAAACAGGAAACCTGTATAATCTTGAAGCTACGCCAGCTGAAGGAACCAGTTACCGGCTAGCCAAAATTGATAAATCCTTATACGCTGATATCAAAACCTCAGGCAATGAAACACCTTATTATACAAACTCAACCACTCTGCCGGTCGGCGTATCTAATGATGTACTGCTTGCACTTTCGCATCAGAATAAACTGCAGCCTTTATATACGGGAGGATCGGTTTTCCATACCTTCCTGGGTGAGTCCATATCAGACCTTGATGCCCTTAAAAGCTTTATAATCAAAGCGTTTAAGAACACTAAGATCCCCTACCTTTCGATTACTCCGACCTTTTCCATCTGCAAAGAGCATGGGTATATCCATGGTGAGCACCATGCTTGTCCTGACTGCGGTTCTGAGTCTGAAGTTTATACAAGAATTGTTGGCTACTATAGGCCAGTAAAGCAGTGGAATGCAGGCAAAAAAGAGGAATACAGAGATAGGCAGGAATATATTACTTTCTGCAACTAA
- a CDS encoding response regulator, which translates to MRILVVDDELMVRENLVDYLEDEGLDVISVGSAEEALKLMQTEKADIAIVDMRLPVMHGNDLIIHMKKIHPDMDFIIHTGSVDYAVPPDVRAYGISSDNVLLKPVADMDLFIQKIRTLFGNKYDI; encoded by the coding sequence ATGCGTATTTTGGTTGTTGATGATGAACTAATGGTCAGGGAAAATCTTGTAGACTACCTTGAAGATGAAGGACTTGATGTTATTTCAGTTGGAAGTGCTGAAGAAGCCCTAAAATTAATGCAAACAGAAAAAGCTGATATTGCTATAGTAGATATGCGACTTCCTGTTATGCATGGGAATGATCTCATCATACATATGAAAAAAATACACCCGGATATGGACTTCATTATTCATACAGGATCAGTTGACTATGCTGTCCCACCGGATGTACGGGCATATGGAATTTCTTCAGACAATGTACTTTTAAAACCTGTTGCAGATATGGATTTGTTTATTCAAAAGATCAGAACTCTTTTTGGAAATAAATACGACATATAA
- a CDS encoding CheR family methyltransferase: MKIEKKEFDLLRKQIYSLCGLIIPDGKEYLIEHRFSQLFSERKCRSWGDFYNILVSNDAKFKDEVVSAISTNETSFFRDNHPFNSIKSKVLPALVNSKKKHRKIRIWCAASSTGQEPYSLAMLIHEFCNSSPKVELAPSDFSILATDISSRVLGKAKEGVFTNLEVSRGLPGNYSKYFTEDKNGWFIKPEIKSMVEFKKFNLLNSFNVFGQFDFIMCRNVLIYFDDSTKLDIVHRIHKILPEHGYLMLGATETLAGHTDRFIAEHHGVVILYKKNGGISKPQISKSKVVLKGKKTFTAI; the protein is encoded by the coding sequence ATGAAGATTGAGAAAAAAGAATTTGATCTCTTACGCAAGCAGATATACAGCCTTTGCGGTCTGATAATTCCTGATGGTAAGGAATATCTGATTGAGCATCGTTTTTCACAATTATTTTCAGAACGGAAGTGCCGGTCATGGGGGGATTTTTATAATATTCTCGTCTCAAATGATGCGAAATTCAAAGATGAAGTTGTTTCGGCAATCAGCACCAACGAAACTAGTTTTTTCAGAGATAACCATCCCTTCAACTCTATAAAGAGTAAGGTCCTGCCTGCTCTTGTTAATTCTAAAAAAAAGCATCGCAAAATACGTATCTGGTGTGCTGCTTCATCAACTGGGCAGGAGCCATATTCATTGGCAATGCTGATTCATGAATTTTGCAACTCCTCTCCAAAAGTAGAGCTGGCTCCATCTGATTTCAGTATTCTTGCTACGGATATTTCTAGTAGAGTTTTAGGTAAGGCTAAAGAAGGGGTTTTCACTAACCTTGAAGTTTCACGCGGATTGCCCGGCAATTATTCAAAATATTTTACTGAAGACAAGAATGGCTGGTTCATTAAACCTGAAATCAAATCAATGGTTGAATTTAAGAAGTTTAACCTGCTGAATTCATTTAATGTGTTTGGGCAATTTGATTTTATAATGTGTAGAAATGTTTTGATTTATTTTGATGACAGCACAAAGCTTGATATTGTTCACCGTATCCACAAAATATTGCCGGAGCATGGTTATCTAATGCTTGGAGCAACGGAAACACTTGCTGGTCACACAGATAGATTTATAGCTGAGCATCATGGTGTGGTTATTCTTTATAAAAAAAATGGTGGTATATCTAAGCCCCAAATATCAAAGTCGAAAGTTGTCTTAAAAGGCAAAAAGACCTTTACTGCTATATGA
- a CDS encoding EAL and HDOD domain-containing protein, with protein MVKDSEMFLDSFFVARQPVFNVDRTIWGYELLFRNSAESICAHVGDQDAATSQVIADGFGLIQEDIIEGQRLLVNFPRNMILEDAADMLPPEVCVVEILEHVQPEPDVIEALRLLKDRGYTLALDDYVGQDGFEAFIELADIIKVECLGMSKDELLEIVSGLNAYNVTLLAEKVEDNDMFNLCRELGFELFQGFFFSRPEIIPGKKISSNNMNRMNLLRSVSGDNFEVDALTEIINSDVSISYRLLRFMNSPTFGLSNKINSIQQAIVLLGYKKLAGWLRIILLSDMCSGPAGNELAFLSIKRAKFLELLSFEKNCNCLPGDSMFLLGLFSLLDVLMGRPMDELLAELPIEGELIKALTGDHSGALVWLNLVKAFEKADWNVLGELISNNRLSALSIARNHLAAMQWANEVLFMDRQH; from the coding sequence ATGGTTAAAGATTCTGAAATGTTTCTCGATTCATTTTTTGTAGCCCGGCAACCTGTCTTTAATGTTGATAGAACTATATGGGGCTATGAATTACTCTTTAGAAACTCGGCTGAAAGCATATGTGCTCATGTCGGAGATCAGGATGCTGCTACTTCACAGGTTATTGCTGATGGTTTCGGCTTGATTCAGGAAGATATTATTGAAGGTCAGCGTTTGCTGGTAAATTTTCCGCGTAATATGATTCTTGAAGATGCCGCGGATATGCTGCCTCCTGAGGTTTGTGTTGTAGAGATTTTAGAGCACGTTCAGCCTGAGCCTGACGTTATTGAGGCTTTAAGGCTCCTGAAAGATAGAGGATACACTCTGGCCCTGGATGATTATGTGGGACAGGATGGTTTTGAGGCATTTATAGAGCTGGCAGATATTATTAAGGTTGAATGTCTGGGGATGAGTAAGGATGAGCTTTTAGAAATTGTATCCGGGCTTAATGCCTACAATGTGACACTGCTTGCAGAGAAGGTTGAAGACAATGATATGTTCAACCTTTGCAGGGAGCTTGGATTTGAACTTTTCCAAGGTTTTTTCTTCAGTCGTCCGGAAATCATCCCTGGTAAGAAAATTTCCAGCAATAATATGAACAGAATGAATCTGTTGCGTTCTGTTAGTGGAGATAATTTTGAAGTTGATGCTCTAACTGAAATTATCAATTCCGATGTTTCTATCAGTTACAGGTTGCTAAGGTTCATGAATTCACCAACCTTTGGACTCTCTAATAAGATTAATTCTATTCAACAGGCTATTGTGCTGTTGGGGTACAAGAAGCTTGCCGGATGGCTGCGTATCATTCTTCTGTCAGATATGTGTTCTGGTCCAGCTGGGAATGAATTGGCCTTTCTTTCAATCAAAAGGGCAAAATTTTTAGAGTTGCTTTCCTTTGAAAAGAACTGCAATTGTTTGCCTGGAGATTCGATGTTCTTGCTGGGCTTATTTTCTCTTCTCGATGTACTTATGGGGCGTCCTATGGATGAGCTTCTTGCCGAGCTGCCAATTGAGGGTGAACTGATAAAAGCTTTGACAGGTGACCATAGCGGGGCTTTAGTCTGGCTTAATCTGGTTAAGGCCTTTGAAAAGGCGGATTGGAATGTTCTTGGAGAGCTTATCAGTAATAATAGGTTGTCAGCATTATCTATTGCCCGTAATCATCTCGCTGCAATGCAGTGGGCAAATGAAGTCCTTTTTATGGATAGGCAGCATTAG
- the argC gene encoding N-acetyl-gamma-glutamyl-phosphate reductase yields MSVIPVGLVGVTGYTGMELTRILSNHTKMKLVRVTSRAEAGKKLSDIYPFLNGMELGGLEITAPDVEDLEKNCKLVFLAVPHKTAMNIGGQLFDKGIKVVDLSADFRIHDRETYEEWYKVDHSREDLLPEAVYGLPEFYRDQVKDASLVANPGCYPTSVIVGLTPALKEGLVELEDIVIDSKSGTSGAGRKASVGTLFCEVADSFKAYGLTTHRHTPEIEQELSAVAGESITVSFNTHLLPIDRGILSTIYTKMKAGVTAEQIRAVYEKAYSAEKMIRFLPEGMLPETRWVKGTMFCDVAVVPDSRTGRLIIVSAIDNLCRGASGQAVANANLMLGFAETEGLGMAPMMP; encoded by the coding sequence ATGAGTGTTATACCTGTAGGCCTCGTCGGCGTGACCGGATATACTGGAATGGAGCTTACCCGGATTTTAAGTAATCATACTAAGATGAAGCTTGTACGGGTTACCTCCAGAGCTGAAGCCGGTAAAAAACTGTCAGATATTTATCCTTTTCTCAATGGCATGGAGCTTGGCGGACTGGAGATTACAGCACCTGATGTTGAAGACCTTGAGAAAAATTGTAAGCTTGTTTTTCTTGCCGTTCCTCATAAAACGGCCATGAATATCGGTGGACAACTGTTTGATAAAGGCATCAAAGTTGTTGACCTTAGTGCTGATTTCAGAATTCACGATCGTGAAACATACGAAGAGTGGTACAAGGTTGATCATAGCAGGGAGGACCTGCTTCCTGAGGCTGTTTATGGCTTGCCTGAATTTTATCGTGATCAGGTTAAAGATGCCTCTTTAGTTGCAAATCCCGGTTGTTATCCTACTTCTGTTATTGTCGGGTTGACTCCTGCTTTGAAGGAAGGACTCGTTGAGCTGGAAGATATCGTAATCGATTCAAAATCGGGTACCAGCGGAGCAGGGCGCAAGGCAAGTGTCGGAACTCTTTTCTGTGAAGTTGCTGATTCTTTTAAAGCCTATGGATTAACTACACACCGCCATACACCTGAAATAGAGCAGGAGTTGTCTGCCGTTGCTGGTGAAAGTATTACCGTTTCATTTAACACCCATCTTTTGCCTATCGATAGGGGGATTCTCTCAACCATTTATACCAAAATGAAAGCTGGAGTTACTGCTGAGCAGATTAGGGCTGTGTATGAAAAAGCTTACAGTGCGGAAAAAATGATTAGATTTCTGCCTGAAGGTATGCTTCCTGAAACTCGCTGGGTCAAAGGAACAATGTTCTGTGATGTGGCTGTCGTTCCTGATTCCAGAACCGGTAGATTGATAATTGTCTCTGCCATTGACAACCTCTGCCGTGGAGCTTCCGGTCAGGCTGTTGCTAATGCTAATCTCATGCTCGGCTTCGCTGAAACGGAGGGATTAGGCATGGCTCCCATGATGCCATAA
- a CDS encoding DUF1844 domain-containing protein, whose product MSDDKKCGCGSEFAKEMPIPEVNFSTFIMSLSSSAMVHLGEVADPSTGKVDYSPVLAKQSIDVLALLEDKIKNGMSKDEERLLCELLYNLRMKYVQKTKKS is encoded by the coding sequence ATGTCTGATGATAAAAAATGTGGTTGCGGAAGTGAATTTGCCAAAGAAATGCCAATACCTGAGGTTAATTTCTCAACTTTCATTATGTCTTTGAGTTCCTCTGCTATGGTTCATTTGGGAGAGGTTGCTGATCCATCCACTGGGAAAGTCGATTATTCTCCTGTTCTTGCCAAGCAATCAATTGATGTGCTCGCTCTTTTGGAAGATAAAATTAAAAATGGTATGAGCAAAGACGAAGAACGTCTTTTGTGTGAATTGCTTTATAATCTTCGCATGAAATATGTTCAGAAGACCAAGAAAAGCTAG
- the polA gene encoding DNA polymerase I, with translation MSLRDKLNFEGEPLYLIDGSAFFYRGFHAYPDLKRSDGFPTNALFIVLRVLLKVIKEEKPKYLVFMLDGKGKNFRHELFDQYKAQRPPMPDDLRVQIEPLKEAMKVLGVPMIVSQGEEADDCIASLASRYKTERPVVILGADKDLKQCLDENVFMWDPAGRKEKVTSLADFREDTGLEPAQWADFQALIGDSADNIPGVPGVGKVTASKLMAVYPTLEDLRDNYEKLQPNIKKKMKDELENIFTYRKLTRLKLDSCSELTIDNLTLKPADPEEVAGYLNTYEFRSLVRDVRSAFPASAGVARKSGSPVSAAKSKKADSGQFSLFGDAAPAPADPESRLKVKKAATVDELPDFAGKEVGLIREGTTYFIGVDGDEWMCNVKTTDLVEKLQKAKVIAVAEVKSFFRFDSAWRGIQLRQWFDLSLTAYLLNPEERNYEWDRLRSMLFVEDKLPDAVDEVHPDAQGMAALALMHVLAPRVNSAGLTDLIETLEVPLIPVLADMEDAGITIDLESFAKFLKEVSERVTELTKVIHERAEEPFNIRSSQQMSNILFEKLGLKPGGKTPKGALSTANSVLEKLIGQHDIVTDILEFRKMEKLRSTYLEPLPRLVGKDNRIHTNFNQLATATGRLSSSGPNLQNIPIRGEQGKRMRACFTAGEGKRLAAADYSQVELRVLAHFSGDPALVSAFEHDEDIHSRTAALLFDKDTADITSDERRNAKTINFGLIYGMGPQKLSRELGININEAKEFISKYFEKLGVLKEFYDSVVENGREKGYVTTLSGRRRLLPELLSTSPQVISQARRQAINTVIQGSAADIIKMAMIKVAQNSEIKHLGGRLILQIHDELLVEGPEDSIEEIGKLLQDDMQQVTSLAVPLKVDLGLGRNWAQAH, from the coding sequence ATGTCACTCAGAGATAAACTGAATTTTGAAGGTGAACCGTTGTATCTTATCGACGGTTCTGCTTTTTTTTACCGTGGTTTCCATGCCTATCCAGATCTTAAACGTTCGGATGGTTTTCCTACCAACGCTCTGTTTATTGTCCTGAGGGTATTGCTCAAAGTAATCAAAGAAGAAAAACCTAAATATCTGGTCTTTATGCTGGATGGAAAGGGTAAGAATTTTCGCCACGAACTGTTTGACCAGTACAAAGCTCAGCGTCCGCCTATGCCCGATGACTTACGTGTTCAGATTGAGCCTCTTAAAGAAGCTATGAAAGTTCTTGGCGTTCCTATGATAGTTTCTCAGGGTGAAGAAGCTGATGATTGCATAGCCTCTCTTGCTTCACGTTATAAAACAGAAAGGCCGGTTGTGATTCTTGGTGCCGACAAAGATCTCAAACAGTGCCTCGATGAAAATGTTTTTATGTGGGACCCTGCAGGACGCAAGGAAAAGGTTACTTCTCTGGCTGATTTTAGAGAGGACACTGGACTGGAGCCTGCTCAGTGGGCTGACTTTCAGGCTTTGATAGGTGACTCTGCTGATAATATTCCAGGTGTTCCCGGGGTAGGTAAGGTTACAGCTTCTAAGCTGATGGCCGTATATCCTACTCTTGAAGATCTCCGCGATAACTATGAAAAACTCCAGCCTAATATCAAGAAAAAGATGAAAGATGAGCTGGAAAATATTTTTACCTACAGGAAACTGACCCGGCTGAAGCTTGATAGCTGTTCGGAGCTTACTATTGATAACCTTACGTTAAAACCTGCTGACCCTGAAGAAGTTGCAGGATATTTGAATACCTATGAGTTTCGTTCTTTGGTACGCGATGTCCGCAGCGCCTTTCCAGCCTCTGCCGGAGTTGCCAGGAAATCTGGTTCTCCCGTTTCTGCTGCTAAAAGCAAAAAAGCCGATTCAGGACAGTTTTCATTGTTCGGCGACGCTGCGCCAGCTCCAGCTGACCCTGAAAGTCGTCTAAAAGTAAAAAAAGCCGCCACTGTTGATGAATTACCTGATTTTGCAGGTAAAGAAGTAGGTCTTATCCGTGAGGGAACTACTTATTTTATTGGAGTGGATGGCGATGAATGGATGTGCAACGTAAAAACGACAGATCTTGTCGAAAAGTTGCAGAAAGCTAAAGTCATAGCTGTTGCCGAAGTTAAGTCTTTTTTTCGTTTTGATTCAGCGTGGCGTGGTATCCAACTCAGGCAATGGTTTGATTTGAGTCTTACCGCTTACCTTCTGAATCCTGAAGAGCGTAATTACGAATGGGACAGATTGCGGTCTATGCTTTTTGTAGAAGACAAACTTCCTGATGCTGTTGATGAAGTTCATCCTGATGCGCAGGGGATGGCTGCTCTTGCTTTAATGCATGTACTGGCTCCACGGGTTAATTCAGCCGGACTTACCGACCTGATTGAGACTCTTGAAGTTCCGCTGATTCCTGTACTTGCTGATATGGAAGATGCTGGAATTACCATTGACCTAGAGTCCTTTGCTAAGTTTTTAAAAGAAGTCAGTGAACGCGTAACAGAATTGACCAAGGTTATACATGAACGGGCCGAAGAGCCTTTTAATATCCGCTCAAGCCAGCAGATGAGTAATATTCTCTTTGAGAAACTCGGTCTTAAGCCCGGTGGAAAAACTCCTAAGGGAGCTCTTTCTACTGCGAACTCAGTGCTTGAGAAGCTGATTGGTCAGCATGATATAGTTACTGATATACTTGAATTTCGTAAGATGGAAAAACTCCGTTCTACATATCTTGAACCTTTGCCAAGACTGGTTGGAAAAGATAATCGAATTCATACTAATTTTAATCAGCTTGCGACTGCTACAGGGCGTCTTTCAAGTTCCGGCCCTAACTTACAAAATATTCCTATTCGAGGAGAGCAGGGTAAACGGATGCGGGCCTGCTTCACCGCTGGTGAGGGAAAGCGTCTTGCTGCAGCCGATTATTCACAGGTTGAGTTACGTGTGCTGGCTCACTTTTCTGGTGATCCTGCTCTTGTCTCAGCGTTTGAGCATGATGAGGATATCCATTCCAGAACAGCTGCTCTTTTATTTGATAAAGATACTGCCGATATCACCAGTGATGAGCGGAGAAATGCAAAGACGATCAATTTCGGGCTCATATATGGAATGGGACCGCAAAAACTTTCCCGTGAGCTTGGTATTAATATAAATGAAGCTAAGGAGTTCATCTCTAAGTATTTCGAGAAACTCGGTGTACTTAAAGAGTTTTATGATTCTGTTGTAGAGAATGGACGGGAGAAAGGATATGTCACAACTCTTTCCGGGCGTCGAAGATTACTGCCTGAGTTACTATCAACCAGTCCGCAGGTCATTTCTCAGGCCAGACGTCAGGCCATTAATACAGTCATTCAAGGTAGTGCGGCTGATATTATCAAAATGGCAATGATTAAAGTTGCTCAGAATTCAGAGATAAAACATCTTGGCGGTAGATTGATTCTGCAAATTCACGATGAACTTCTGGTTGAAGGACCAGAAGATTCAATTGAGGAAATTGGTAAACTTTTACAAGATGATATGCAGCAGGTAACATCGCTTGCTGTGCCTTTGAAGGTCGATCTCGGCTTAGGGCGTAATTGGGCTCAGGCTCATTAG
- a CDS encoding DHH family phosphoesterase — MAYFKQLEDRLQELLALCKKDERWLVVVNADPDSLACAMAFKRIVGRRVQAVGIAHINEVKRLDNLAMIHYLRIPAQRMIPTLVAQYDKFAIIDSQPHHHPDFDDVKFSVVIDHHPLPPEPYPHAEFVDIRPEYGSNSTMLTEYLYNLKIRPAKLLATALLYGIKTDTQSFERPFIDDDVKAFRYLTKYADMNLIKRITRSEIHPDWLRYFSRAFYNLRRIGPGLYSHLGKVENPDTLVILADFFMRVHGVSWDVVSGIYKETLVVIFRGDGLRKDMGKMAAKLFSDVGSAGGHKAAARAEIKLEALEDADPESYVVKKLTKGMQKSVKRIK, encoded by the coding sequence ATGGCTTATTTTAAACAGCTTGAAGATCGACTTCAGGAATTGCTTGCACTTTGCAAAAAGGATGAGCGCTGGCTGGTTGTGGTCAATGCTGACCCTGATTCACTGGCCTGTGCCATGGCTTTTAAACGCATTGTCGGACGCAGAGTTCAAGCAGTGGGCATTGCCCATATTAACGAAGTGAAACGTCTCGACAATCTTGCCATGATCCACTATCTGCGCATCCCTGCGCAACGGATGATACCAACTCTGGTGGCCCAGTATGATAAATTTGCCATCATTGATTCACAGCCTCATCATCATCCAGATTTTGATGATGTTAAGTTCTCTGTAGTAATAGACCATCATCCACTGCCGCCGGAACCTTATCCTCATGCTGAATTTGTGGATATCCGGCCCGAGTATGGTTCCAACAGCACCATGCTTACCGAGTACCTTTACAACCTGAAAATAAGGCCGGCTAAGCTGCTTGCTACAGCACTTCTTTACGGTATCAAAACTGATACTCAGAGTTTTGAGCGTCCTTTTATTGATGATGATGTCAAGGCTTTCAGATACTTAACTAAATATGCGGATATGAATCTCATAAAGCGTATTACACGCAGTGAAATACATCCCGACTGGTTAAGATATTTTTCAAGGGCATTTTATAATCTGCGTCGCATTGGCCCAGGTCTTTATTCACACCTTGGCAAGGTGGAAAACCCCGATACGCTAGTTATTTTAGCTGATTTCTTTATGCGCGTTCATGGCGTATCATGGGATGTTGTCTCAGGTATTTATAAAGAGACTCTTGTAGTTATCTTCAGGGGAGACGGTCTACGTAAAGATATGGGGAAAATGGCAGCCAAATTATTCAGTGATGTAGGCTCTGCCGGCGGTCATAAAGCTGCAGCAAGAGCAGAAATTAAACTTGAAGCACTTGAAGATGCCGATCCTGAGTCGTACGTAGTCAAGAAGCTGACTAAAGGCATGCAGAAGTCAGTCAAGCGCATTAAATAA
- a CDS encoding bifunctional adenosylcobinamide kinase/adenosylcobinamide-phosphate guanylyltransferase, whose product MITFILGGNKSGKSDYALERFAKCTGSKCFIATGKARDMSFRKQIMDHRMERDPAIPVLEAGANLHQVLLTAKEKYDHLLVDSLDFWLFSCSEHVDGEYLIGEVVRILSEWKGPDVVLVSCELGLGPLAMTREVREFVRKNGSLNRTMAAIADEAYLVVAGLPLTLKK is encoded by the coding sequence TTGATCACATTTATACTTGGGGGCAATAAGTCGGGAAAATCGGACTACGCTCTTGAACGTTTTGCCAAGTGCACCGGCAGCAAATGCTTTATTGCCACTGGAAAAGCCCGGGATATGTCTTTTCGAAAGCAGATCATGGATCACCGCATGGAAAGGGATCCGGCTATTCCAGTTCTTGAAGCAGGAGCGAACTTGCATCAGGTGCTTTTGACAGCTAAAGAGAAGTATGACCACCTGCTGGTGGATAGTCTTGATTTTTGGCTGTTCTCTTGTTCGGAGCACGTAGACGGGGAATATCTTATCGGGGAGGTTGTCCGGATTCTATCTGAATGGAAAGGTCCGGATGTTGTTTTAGTGTCTTGTGAATTGGGCCTTGGTCCTCTTGCAATGACACGTGAAGTTCGTGAATTCGTGAGAAAAAACGGATCACTAAACCGAACAATGGCCGCTATTGCTGACGAAGCATATCTCGTGGTCGCAGGGTTGCCCCTAACCCTGAAGAAGTAA